The genomic segment GATCGGTGTGGCGGCTGCAGTTAGATGACGATATGACCACGATTGAGATCGATACGCCGGATGGACCGATCGATGCGCTCCTGAACATTCCAGCCGGTGATGGCCCCTGGCCGGGTGTGGTGGTGATCCATGACGCCTTCGGCTACGGCCGTGACAAGGAGCAGACCAACGACCGCATCGCGCGGGCGGGCTATCTCGCGCTTACTCCGAACATGTACGCGCGGGGCGGCCGCATCCGTTGCATCACCCGGGTGATGCGTGAGCTGATGACACAACGTGGCCGCGCTCTCGACGACATTCTTGCGGCCCGCGATCACCTGCTCAAGCGGCCGGATTGCAGCGGGCAGGTTGGGATCGCCGGCTTCTGCATGGGCGGACAGTTTGCACTCGTCATGTCGCCCAAGGGTTTTGGCGCTTCCGCTCCGTTCTACGGCGCTCCCCTGCCCCGGCACCTGAGCGACACGCTGGAGGGGGCGTGCCCGATCGTGGCAAGCTTCGGCGGGCGCGACCCGCTGGGCAAGGGTGCACCTGAGAAGTTGCGCGAAGTGATTGCGGCCAAGCAGATCACCAGTGACGTCAAGGTTTACCCCGACGCCGGGCACAGTTTCGCGAATACGCTTCCCACCCAACCACTGCTGCGCATCGCCGGCTTCGGCTACGACGACGCCGCGACCGAAGACGCCTGGAGCCGCGTCTTCTCATTCTTCGGCGAGCATCTAAAGACGTAGTTTGTCGGACACGATGCCCGCGAAGGTGTGGGTGTCGCCGGGCCAACGCGCCGAGATGTAGTTGCCGTCGTCGACGACGAACGCGGGCCGCGAGTCGGTCGCCGTGTCCCGCGCTATCCCGGACGACTTGCGCCGCCAGTGCGGCGTACCGCGTGTGACGTCGCGGAAATCCGTCGGATCTTCAAGCGCGCGTGTGACTTCCGACTGCACGGACATGTAGCCCTGCACCTGGCCGGGCGCTTCGGTGTAGGTCCGGTAGTAATCGGGATCCCAGAATCGGGTGATCCGGGTCAGCCGCCAGGCCAACCGCTCCATCGCCCAGGTGAGCGCCGTGGTCTTGCGTCCGTAGAGCACCGAGCGACCCGTGTTGGGATCGACACTGCGCGCGGCCAGCAGCACACCGTGACAAATCGCCGCCACGATCATGTCGCGGGCAAAGGCCTCGACGACGAGGCGCTGCAGGATGTCGCTGTCGATGTAGCTACGCATCCCGCGGGCGCGATGACCGCCGGGCAGCAGCACCGCGTCGACGCCGTCCAGCGTGGCCGCAGTCCAGCTGACGGAATGCCGATGCTCCGGTGAATCCAGCATGGCGGCGTAGGCGTCGCGACCGTTCTTGTCGGCGCGCAGTGCCAGCCCGATGAATGGCAGTGCGCCCAGTACCGGCAGCGCGGACCAGATGTCCAGTCCTCGACCGGTCACCATGATGTCGTCTGCCACGCCGGGCGCGCCGCTTTCGGTCGCGAAGATCACTCGGTGACCGTTGTCGGTCAAGACCCGCCAGCTGACGGCGACCTCGGTCGGGTCGAAGTCACGGTCCGGGATCGGGATGAGCACCGTACTCATCAGCGCCCTGCGGCCTTCCTAGCCTTGGGCAACTCGGAGTTCGAGGCCGATGTTGCTTTCCATACCGCCGCGCAGCTTGCTGAAGAAGTTGAAGACCCTGCCAACGATGCCGTAGCGCTTGCCGATCGCGTCGTAAACGGCGCCGGTGTCCGACTTGTCGAGCAGGGCCGCGGTGCCCTCGACCGCCTCGCTGGTCGGGCGACCACGCATGGTGCAGGTCGCCATCGTCACGCGGGGTGTATTACGAATCCGCTTGACCTTCCAGGAGTTTGCCTGCGTGATCACTAGCAGGCGGTCCCGGTCCGGAGCGGTCCAGATCGGGGTTGGCTTGGCTCGACCGTCCTTGGTGAAGGTGGTCAGCAGGATGTATTGCGCCTTGGCGAGGTCGGCAAAAGTGGGCGTCACGGTCTCAACCTACCTGTGAACGTTGACATTCTCAGCAGTCAGCTGCCATGGTGTTAAGTGAAAACATTGTTTTCGTTTAAGCATCTGTCGCGACGACCCGAGCGAGGACCCGCGTGCGCGATCCGAACACGCCCATGGCATGGCTGCCGTTCTCGATCAACGAGGCAGCGCTGACCGGCTCCGACGCCGACGATGTCGACCTGTCCCAGGCGTGGTCGTATCTGCAGGACCGACTGGGCGACGCGGCGCGGATCGTGCAATCGGACCCGGCCGGCCGAAATCGGGTCGACCTCGCAGCGGGAATGCGCCACCTGCTGGTGCTGCTCACCGCCGGCATTCACCAGGTGCTGCGGTTCGATCCCGATCCCATCCTGTGTGTGCAACGCACCAGCACCGACGATCTCGTGACCTGGGGAATGGAGTGCCCGGACTGCATCTACACCAGCGCCGTGCTACGCGGGGGTGAAAGTTATCGGTTGTTCGGCAATCGGGGCACCGCACGCTACGTCGGTCTGCAGACGATGAACGGCATCGTCGCAACCGCCAACGAACTGGTCGACGAACTCGAGGTGGATGCCGACGGGGACTTCGAGGTGGTGCTGTCCGCTGCGGAGCAGTCGGCGGGCAATTGGATGCGGCTCGACGGCGATAATCCGACATTGACGGTGCGCCACTTCTTCTACGACTGGAACACCGAAGTCGCGTCGTCGTTGCGCATCGAACGGATCGGCGACCCGGTGGGGGCAGCCGGCCGCGCGGTCGATCCGGCGCTGGCTTTGTCACGCCAGCTGATCGCCCTCGGCGATTTCGTGCAGGACAACCTCGCGTTCTTTCTGCAGTTCGGCGCCGCGGCACCGACGAACGGATTCCTGCCGCCGATCGACCGCTCCGATATCGGCGCGGCCGCCGAAAACCGGCCGGTGATCGGCCGGTGGGAGCTGGGCCCGGGTGAGGCACTGATCGTGGAATCCGAACCGCCCGAAGGGATTTACTGGAGTTTCTCGATCGGCAATCCGTGGTGGGAGACGATTCATTACGGTCGTCATCAATCCAGCCTGAATGCCTTCCAGGCTGCCGTGGATTCCGACGGTCTGGTACGGGTGGTGCTGTGCTCGCAAGACCCGGGCGTCGCGAATTGGCTTGACACCGCAGGCTTCAGCAATGGGCCGATCATCTTGCGTTGCGTACGAACCAAAACGGCGCCGACGCCGTCGACGCGAGTCGTGCCGTTCGACGACATTCACGCGGCGTTGCCCCCGGACACCGCAATGGTGACGCCCGAGCAGCGCGCGGGCATCATCGCGGCGCGCCGCACCGCCGTGCGAGAAAGGTTCGACCAATGACGTTTGACGCCGACGATTTGGAAACCGGCGCCCGCGCCGCAACAGGTCTCGACGATTTCGGATCCTCGTACTACCGCGAGGGACTCGACCGTATCGTCGACGCGCTGAACACCGAGGCTGACCTCAACGAGATCGGCGCGGTCATCCAGCACGCGACCATCAGCAACGCGTTGATTCAGCGTCTGAAAATCGAGGACACCTACCGACAACATCCCGAGATCGACGACCAGGTGGTCGACGGCCCGGTGTTCGTGATCGGCCTGCCTCGCACGGGCACCACGGCATTGAGCCAACTGATCGCCGCCGATCCGCAATTCCGGTCGCTGCGGACGTGGGAATCTCAGGCGCCCACCCCGCCGCCGGAGGCCGCGACACAGCACACCGATCCGCGAATCGCGCAGGCCGAGGCGGGCCTGAAGATGCTCGACGACATGTTTCCGTTGATGAAGACGATGCACAACTCCGAAGCGACGGCCGCGACCGAATGCCAGGACCTGATGGGAATGAGCTTTCGTACCTTCCACTTTGACGGCGCGGTGCGCGCCCCCGGATATCTGGCGTGGCTGATGGACTGCGACATGCGCGAGACGTACATCTTTCACCGGCGGGTGTTGCGCCTGTTGCAATGGCACTGCCCGCCGACCCTGTGGCACCTCAAGACCCCGGTGCACATGTTCGCGCTCGACGCGCTCGTCGAGGCCTACCCGAACGCCAAATTCCTGTGGAGTCACCGCGATCCGGCCAAGGTGCTGGGTTCGGTGTGCAGCCTGATCCAGTACGTCCGCAGCTGGAGCAGCGATCGCAACGATCCGCATGAGCTGGGCGCCGAGCAACTCGACAGCTGGGTCGAAGCCGTCCGGCGAGCAATGGATTTCCGTTCCCGAATGGGGAATGACCGCTTCGCCGACGTCTCCTTCGCCGATTTGCAAACCGATCCGGTGCGCACGCTGCAGGCCGGTTACGAACGCCTGGGGCTGAGCTTCACCGACGCCGCGTCGAACGCGGTCAGGCGATGGGCCGAAGGGCACAAACCCGGCTCGCGCGGCGCGCATGACTATGACCTCGCCGAGTACGGCCTGACATCGGAAGGGGTTCGCGAACGCTTCGCGGACTACCGCGCCGCCTACGATGCGACCGCCTGACAGCGCGAGCGCTCCTCGAACCCGGCGCCGCGACAAGCTGGAGCCGGATCCGGCGGTGCGCCGCGAGATCCTGGCGGCCGCGTCGGCGACCCTGCGCGAGCAGGGGGTTCCCGGCTTGAGCATTGCCGCGGTGCTGGACCGCGCCAAGTTGAGTACCCGCGCCTTCTACCGGCATTTCGACTCGAAGGACGAACTGGTCGCGGCGGTGTTCCTGGAGACCGCCCGCGCGGAGAGGCGACGGTTGCAACGGCGAATGTCGGGCGCCGCCACGGAGATTGAAGCGGTCGCTGCCTGGATCGACGGGCGGCTCGACCTGGCGTTCGACGACAACATCAAATCCGATTTGCGGCGGCTGTCGCTGGAAGCGCAATCGCAAACCTCGATCTCCCCCAGCCTGATTCAGCCCGCGTACGCCGAGATGCTCAAGCCGCTCAGCGATGCGTTGCGGCGGGGATTGCAGGCCGGGGTGTTCCACCACATCGACCCGGTCAACGACGCGGAGTTCATCCAGGGCGTGGTGTGGGCAAGCATCAACCGGCAGTGGCGAACCGGCGATTGCGACCGCACCGAAGTCCGCGGCGACGCGCTCCGGTTCTGCTTACGTGCGTTGGGCGTAGCCCTCGCTGCGATCAACCAGACCTGTTCAACGACTGACTGAGGGAGTATCGATGGACCTGGGTTTTGCCGGATCGACGGCGGTGGTGACCGGTGGCAGCAAAGGGATGGGACTGGCCATCGCCGAAACGCTTGCGGCCGAAGGTGCCAGCGTGGCGGTGATGGCACGGAGCCGGGAAGCGCTCAATGCCGCGGTGGAATCGCTTCTGGAAGCCGGGGCTCCCGACGCCGTGGGAATCAGCGTGGACATGCGTGACGCGGAATCGATCGCCAACGGTTTCGCCGCCGTTTCCGAGCGCTGGGGTCGACTCAACAGCCTGGTCCACACCATCGGACCGGGCGACGGTTACTTCGAGCAGATGGACGACACGCAATGGGACGAGGCGTTCACGCTGGGCACCATGTCGGGCGTGCGGTCGATTCGCGCGGCGTTGCCACTGCTGCGCGCGGCGGACTGGGCCCGCATCGTGACGCTGTCCGCGCACTCCATTCAACGGCAGAACCCACGCATCGTGGCCTACACCGCGTCCAAGGCGGCGTTGGCCAGCGTCACCAAGAATCTGTCGAAAAGCCTTGCCGCCGATGGCATCTTGGTCAACTGTGTGTGTCCGGGAACCATCGTGACAGCCAGCTTCACCGAAAACCTGAAGGACATCCTGGCGGCCGACGGCCTGGACGCCACCGACCCGCACGACGTCATGACCTGGATCGACAACAACTTTCATCAACCCTGCGACCTTGGTCGCGCCGGGCTTCCAGAAGAGGTCGCGTCCATCACCGCCTACTTGGCCTCCCGGCGCAACGGCTACGTCACCGGGGCGACGGTGAACGTGGACGGCGGATCCGACTTCATCTAGCGGGCCGCATCAGCTCTCCAAGTCACCCTCGGTCTCCAGCAGCGCCTGGCGCAGCCCGTCCAGGGTTTGCTGCGTCGGCTCGGCCCACATGCCGCGCCCGGCCGCCTCCAGCAGCCGTTCGGCCATGCCGTGCAGCGCCCACGGGTTGGACTCCGTCATGAATTTGCGGTTCTCCGCATCCAGCACGTAGCGCTCGGTCAGCTGCTCGTACATCCAGTCCGCCATCACCCCGGCGGTGGCGTCGTAGCCGAAGAGGTAGTCGACGGTGGCCGCCATCTCGAATGCGCCCTTGTAGCCGTGCCGGCGCATCGCGGCCATCCAGCGGGGGTTGACCACCCGGGCGCGAAACACCCGCGTGGTCTCCTCGGACAGCGTGCGGGTGCGGATCGCGTCGGGTCGGGTGTTGTCGCCGATGTAGGCGGCGGGCGCCGTGCCGGTCAGCGCGCGCACGGTGGCGACCATGCCGCCGTGGTACTGGAAATAGTCGTCGGAGTCGGCGATGTCGTGCTCGCGGGTGTCGGTGTTCTTGGCGGCCACAACAATTCGCCGGTACTGGCGGTTCATGTCGTCGACCGCCTCGCGACCGTCGAGGTCGCGTCCGTAAGCGAACCCGCCCCAGGCCGTGTACACCTGGGCGAGG from the Mycobacterium lentiflavum genome contains:
- a CDS encoding type 1 glutamine amidotransferase domain-containing protein, which translates into the protein MSTVLIPIPDRDFDPTEVAVSWRVLTDNGHRVIFATESGAPGVADDIMVTGRGLDIWSALPVLGALPFIGLALRADKNGRDAYAAMLDSPEHRHSVSWTAATLDGVDAVLLPGGHRARGMRSYIDSDILQRLVVEAFARDMIVAAICHGVLLAARSVDPNTGRSVLYGRKTTALTWAMERLAWRLTRITRFWDPDYYRTYTEAPGQVQGYMSVQSEVTRALEDPTDFRDVTRGTPHWRRKSSGIARDTATDSRPAFVVDDGNYISARWPGDTHTFAGIVSDKLRL
- a CDS encoding dienelactone hydrolase family protein, whose product is MTTIEIDTPDGPIDALLNIPAGDGPWPGVVVIHDAFGYGRDKEQTNDRIARAGYLALTPNMYARGGRIRCITRVMRELMTQRGRALDDILAARDHLLKRPDCSGQVGIAGFCMGGQFALVMSPKGFGASAPFYGAPLPRHLSDTLEGACPIVASFGGRDPLGKGAPEKLREVIAAKQITSDVKVYPDAGHSFANTLPTQPLLRIAGFGYDDAATEDAWSRVFSFFGEHLKT
- a CDS encoding SDR family NAD(P)-dependent oxidoreductase, which codes for MDLGFAGSTAVVTGGSKGMGLAIAETLAAEGASVAVMARSREALNAAVESLLEAGAPDAVGISVDMRDAESIANGFAAVSERWGRLNSLVHTIGPGDGYFEQMDDTQWDEAFTLGTMSGVRSIRAALPLLRAADWARIVTLSAHSIQRQNPRIVAYTASKAALASVTKNLSKSLAADGILVNCVCPGTIVTASFTENLKDILAADGLDATDPHDVMTWIDNNFHQPCDLGRAGLPEEVASITAYLASRRNGYVTGATVNVDGGSDFI
- a CDS encoding TetR/AcrR family transcriptional regulator codes for the protein MRPPDSASAPRTRRRDKLEPDPAVRREILAAASATLREQGVPGLSIAAVLDRAKLSTRAFYRHFDSKDELVAAVFLETARAERRRLQRRMSGAATEIEAVAAWIDGRLDLAFDDNIKSDLRRLSLEAQSQTSISPSLIQPAYAEMLKPLSDALRRGLQAGVFHHIDPVNDAEFIQGVVWASINRQWRTGDCDRTEVRGDALRFCLRALGVALAAINQTCSTTD
- a CDS encoding PPOX class F420-dependent oxidoreductase; the encoded protein is MTPTFADLAKAQYILLTTFTKDGRAKPTPIWTAPDRDRLLVITQANSWKVKRIRNTPRVTMATCTMRGRPTSEAVEGTAALLDKSDTGAVYDAIGKRYGIVGRVFNFFSKLRGGMESNIGLELRVAQG
- a CDS encoding sulfotransferase family protein, whose amino-acid sequence is MTFDADDLETGARAATGLDDFGSSYYREGLDRIVDALNTEADLNEIGAVIQHATISNALIQRLKIEDTYRQHPEIDDQVVDGPVFVIGLPRTGTTALSQLIAADPQFRSLRTWESQAPTPPPEAATQHTDPRIAQAEAGLKMLDDMFPLMKTMHNSEATAATECQDLMGMSFRTFHFDGAVRAPGYLAWLMDCDMRETYIFHRRVLRLLQWHCPPTLWHLKTPVHMFALDALVEAYPNAKFLWSHRDPAKVLGSVCSLIQYVRSWSSDRNDPHELGAEQLDSWVEAVRRAMDFRSRMGNDRFADVSFADLQTDPVRTLQAGYERLGLSFTDAASNAVRRWAEGHKPGSRGAHDYDLAEYGLTSEGVRERFADYRAAYDATA